One window of Catharus ustulatus isolate bCatUst1 chromosome 3, bCatUst1.pri.v2, whole genome shotgun sequence genomic DNA carries:
- the KCTD3 gene encoding BTB/POZ domain-containing protein KCTD3 isoform X2 — protein MAGNGGGLAGAGSGEIIQLNVGGTRFSTSRQTLMWIPDSFFSSLLSGRISTLKDETGAIFIDRDPAAFAPILNFLRTKELDLRGVSINVLRHEAEFYGITPLVRRLLLCEELERSSCGSVLFHGYLPPPGIPSRKINNTTGPLTDIRTGFPVDPRKVLIVAGHHNWIVAAYAHFAVCYRIKESSGWQQVFTSPYLDWTIERVALNAKVVGGPHGDKDKMVAVASESSIILWSIQDGGSGSEIGVFSLGVPVDALFFIGNQLVATSHTGKVGVWNAVTQHWQVQDVVPITSYDTAGSFLLLGCNNGSIYYIDMQKFPLRMKDNDLLVTELYHDPSNDAITALSVYLTPKTSVSGNWIEIAYGTSSGAVRVIVQHPETVGSGPQLFQTFTVHRSPVTKIMLSEKHLVSVCADNNHVRTWTVTRFRGMISTQPGSTPLASFKILSLEEAESHGSYCSGNDIGPFGERDDQQVFIQKVVPITNKLFVRLSSTGKRICEIQAVDCTTISSFTVRECEGSSRMGSRPRRYLFTGHSNGSIQMWDLTTAMDMVNKSEDKDVGGPTEEELLKLLDQCDLSTSRCATPNISPATSVVQPNRLRESNSSLQLQHHETIHETATYGSVRPYRESPLLARARRTESFHSYRDFQAFNLSSKSPTEKAAAANGNSSQTEVRKTTAEGSAAERKAVQSTALEVRSTGMTDAGGCCSTEVHRLPENSLDLKRRGPEEENETKAESKKKMGFEGAGFLGRKKVPLLASAPALAEGGPELPGAASPSPTKTAASPRHRKNDSSCQDYGL, from the exons GTTCAGCACATCAAGACAAACACTGATGTGGATTCCagactcatttttttccag tttgctgAGCGGAAGAATTTCAACACTAAAGGATGAAACTGGTGCT ataTTTATTGATCGAGATCCAGCAGCATTTGCAcccattttaaattttcttcgCACAAAGGAGTTAGACTTACG gGGAGTGAGTATTAATGTTCTCAGGCATGAAGCTGAATTCTATGGAATCACTCCTCTag TGAGAAGATTGCTACTATGTGAAGAACTGGAACGCTCATCTTGTGGCAGTGTCCTTTTTCATGGCTACCTACCTCCTCCAG gcatTCCCAGCCGTAAGATAAATAATACTACTGGGCCACTGACTGACATCAGAACAG GATTTCCTGTGGACCCACGGAAAGTCCTAATAGTAGCTGGCCACCACAACTGGATAGTAGCTGCCTATGCCCATTTTGCTGTTTGCTACAG AATCAAAGAGTCAtctggctggcagcaggtgTTCACCAGTCCTTATCTGGACTGGACCATTGAGCGTGTGGCACTCAATGCCAAGGTGGTTGGAGGACCTCATGGAGACAAGGACAAGATGGTTGCAGTTGCCTCAGAGAGCAGCATTATCTTGTGGAGCATTCAAGATGGTGGAAGTGGCAGTGAAATTG GAGTGTTCAGTCTTGGAGTGCCTGTGGATGCTCTCTTCTTCATTGGCAACCAGTTGGTGGCTACAAGCCATACAGGGAAAGTCGGAGTATGGAACGCTGTGACTCAGCATTGGCAG GTTCAGGATGTTGTTCCTATCACAAGCTATGATACTGCTGGgtctttcctgctgctgggctgtaaCAATGGTTCTATCTATTACATAG ACATGCAGAAGTTCCCACTTCGAATGAAAGACAACGATCTTCTTGTGACAGAATTGTACCATGATCCCTCCAATGATGCTATAACAGCTCTCAGTGTCTACCTCACACCTAAAACAA GTGTAAGTGGCAATTGGATTGAGATTGCATATGGCACCAGCTCTGGAGCAGTGAGGGTGATTGTACAGCACCCTGAGACAGTTGGGTCTGGCCCTCAGCTCTTTCAGACCTTCACGGTTCATCGAAGCCCTGTCACGAAGATCATGCTCTCAGAGAAACACCTCGTGTCAG tTTGTGCTGATAACAACCATGTCCGGACATGGACTGTGACTCGGTTCCGGGGCATGATTTCGACTCAACCAGGCTCAACACCTCTTGCATCATTCAAAATCCTATCCCTGGAAGAAGCAGAGAGTCATGGCAGTTACTGTTCTGGAAATGACATTG gaCCCTTTGGTGAACGTGACGATCAACAGGTGTTTATCCAAAAAGTTGTTCCCATTACGAATAAGCTGTTTGTAAGGCTGTCTTCAACTGGGAAAAG GATCTGTGAGATCCAGGCAGTTGACTGCACGACCATCTCATCATTTACTGTGCGAGAATGTGAAGGATCCAGCAGGATGGGCTCCCGGCCACGGCGCTACCTCTTCACTGGACATTCCAATGGCAGCATCCAGATGTGGGACCTAACCACAGCTATGGACATGGTTAACAAGAGTGAAGACAAAG ATGTTGGTGGCCCCACAGAGGAAGAGCTGCTCAAGCTGCTTGACCAGTGTGACTTGAGTACATCTCGCTGTGCCACACCCAACATCAGTCCTGCCACCTCAGTTGTTCAGCCAAACCGGCTTCGGGAATCTAATTCCAG CCTCCAGTTGCAGCACCATGAAACAATCCATGAAACTGCCACCTATGGTTCTGTGCGGCCATACAGAGAAAGCCCCCTCTTGGCAAGAGCAAGGAGGACAGAGAGCTTTCACAGTTACCGGGACTTCCAGGCTTTTAACTTATCCTCCAAAAGCCCAACAGAaaaggcagctgctgcaaatGGGAATTCAAGCCAGACAGAGGTCAGGAAGACAACAGCTGAAGGCAGTGCAGCTGAGAGGAAGGCAGTCCAGTCTACAGCACTTGAAGTGCGAAGCACAGGCATGACAGACGCAGGTGGGTGTTGCAGTACAGAGGTTCACCGCCTGCCAGAGAATTCTCTGGATCTCAAAAGAAGAGGACCAGAAGAAGAGAATGAAAccaaagcagaaagcaaaaagaaaatgggatttgaagGAGCTGGTTTCctgggaagaaagaaagtgCCTCTCCTGGCCTCGGCACCAGCCCTTGCTGAAGGTGGGCCTGAATTACCTGGTGCAGCTTCTCCATCACCTACAAAGACAGCTGCTTCACCACGACACCGGAAGAATGACTCATCTTGCCAAGACTATGGCTTGTGA
- the KCTD3 gene encoding BTB/POZ domain-containing protein KCTD3 isoform X1 — MAGNGGGLAGAGSGEIIQLNVGGTRFSTSRQTLMWIPDSFFSSLLSGRISTLKDETGAIFIDRDPAAFAPILNFLRTKELDLRGVSINVLRHEAEFYGITPLVRRLLLCEELERSSCGSVLFHGYLPPPGIPSRKINNTTGPLTDIRTGQNESEMHGGGVQPTLAGTGEGTVRLGFPVDPRKVLIVAGHHNWIVAAYAHFAVCYRIKESSGWQQVFTSPYLDWTIERVALNAKVVGGPHGDKDKMVAVASESSIILWSIQDGGSGSEIGVFSLGVPVDALFFIGNQLVATSHTGKVGVWNAVTQHWQVQDVVPITSYDTAGSFLLLGCNNGSIYYIDMQKFPLRMKDNDLLVTELYHDPSNDAITALSVYLTPKTSVSGNWIEIAYGTSSGAVRVIVQHPETVGSGPQLFQTFTVHRSPVTKIMLSEKHLVSVCADNNHVRTWTVTRFRGMISTQPGSTPLASFKILSLEEAESHGSYCSGNDIGPFGERDDQQVFIQKVVPITNKLFVRLSSTGKRICEIQAVDCTTISSFTVRECEGSSRMGSRPRRYLFTGHSNGSIQMWDLTTAMDMVNKSEDKDVGGPTEEELLKLLDQCDLSTSRCATPNISPATSVVQPNRLRESNSSLQLQHHETIHETATYGSVRPYRESPLLARARRTESFHSYRDFQAFNLSSKSPTEKAAAANGNSSQTEVRKTTAEGSAAERKAVQSTALEVRSTGMTDAGGCCSTEVHRLPENSLDLKRRGPEEENETKAESKKKMGFEGAGFLGRKKVPLLASAPALAEGGPELPGAASPSPTKTAASPRHRKNDSSCQDYGL, encoded by the exons GTTCAGCACATCAAGACAAACACTGATGTGGATTCCagactcatttttttccag tttgctgAGCGGAAGAATTTCAACACTAAAGGATGAAACTGGTGCT ataTTTATTGATCGAGATCCAGCAGCATTTGCAcccattttaaattttcttcgCACAAAGGAGTTAGACTTACG gGGAGTGAGTATTAATGTTCTCAGGCATGAAGCTGAATTCTATGGAATCACTCCTCTag TGAGAAGATTGCTACTATGTGAAGAACTGGAACGCTCATCTTGTGGCAGTGTCCTTTTTCATGGCTACCTACCTCCTCCAG gcatTCCCAGCCGTAAGATAAATAATACTACTGGGCCACTGACTGACATCAGAACAGGTCAGAATGAGAGTGAGATGCATGGAGGTGGTGTCCAGCCTACACTTGCTGGTACAGGGGAAGGTACAGTCAGACTAG GATTTCCTGTGGACCCACGGAAAGTCCTAATAGTAGCTGGCCACCACAACTGGATAGTAGCTGCCTATGCCCATTTTGCTGTTTGCTACAG AATCAAAGAGTCAtctggctggcagcaggtgTTCACCAGTCCTTATCTGGACTGGACCATTGAGCGTGTGGCACTCAATGCCAAGGTGGTTGGAGGACCTCATGGAGACAAGGACAAGATGGTTGCAGTTGCCTCAGAGAGCAGCATTATCTTGTGGAGCATTCAAGATGGTGGAAGTGGCAGTGAAATTG GAGTGTTCAGTCTTGGAGTGCCTGTGGATGCTCTCTTCTTCATTGGCAACCAGTTGGTGGCTACAAGCCATACAGGGAAAGTCGGAGTATGGAACGCTGTGACTCAGCATTGGCAG GTTCAGGATGTTGTTCCTATCACAAGCTATGATACTGCTGGgtctttcctgctgctgggctgtaaCAATGGTTCTATCTATTACATAG ACATGCAGAAGTTCCCACTTCGAATGAAAGACAACGATCTTCTTGTGACAGAATTGTACCATGATCCCTCCAATGATGCTATAACAGCTCTCAGTGTCTACCTCACACCTAAAACAA GTGTAAGTGGCAATTGGATTGAGATTGCATATGGCACCAGCTCTGGAGCAGTGAGGGTGATTGTACAGCACCCTGAGACAGTTGGGTCTGGCCCTCAGCTCTTTCAGACCTTCACGGTTCATCGAAGCCCTGTCACGAAGATCATGCTCTCAGAGAAACACCTCGTGTCAG tTTGTGCTGATAACAACCATGTCCGGACATGGACTGTGACTCGGTTCCGGGGCATGATTTCGACTCAACCAGGCTCAACACCTCTTGCATCATTCAAAATCCTATCCCTGGAAGAAGCAGAGAGTCATGGCAGTTACTGTTCTGGAAATGACATTG gaCCCTTTGGTGAACGTGACGATCAACAGGTGTTTATCCAAAAAGTTGTTCCCATTACGAATAAGCTGTTTGTAAGGCTGTCTTCAACTGGGAAAAG GATCTGTGAGATCCAGGCAGTTGACTGCACGACCATCTCATCATTTACTGTGCGAGAATGTGAAGGATCCAGCAGGATGGGCTCCCGGCCACGGCGCTACCTCTTCACTGGACATTCCAATGGCAGCATCCAGATGTGGGACCTAACCACAGCTATGGACATGGTTAACAAGAGTGAAGACAAAG ATGTTGGTGGCCCCACAGAGGAAGAGCTGCTCAAGCTGCTTGACCAGTGTGACTTGAGTACATCTCGCTGTGCCACACCCAACATCAGTCCTGCCACCTCAGTTGTTCAGCCAAACCGGCTTCGGGAATCTAATTCCAG CCTCCAGTTGCAGCACCATGAAACAATCCATGAAACTGCCACCTATGGTTCTGTGCGGCCATACAGAGAAAGCCCCCTCTTGGCAAGAGCAAGGAGGACAGAGAGCTTTCACAGTTACCGGGACTTCCAGGCTTTTAACTTATCCTCCAAAAGCCCAACAGAaaaggcagctgctgcaaatGGGAATTCAAGCCAGACAGAGGTCAGGAAGACAACAGCTGAAGGCAGTGCAGCTGAGAGGAAGGCAGTCCAGTCTACAGCACTTGAAGTGCGAAGCACAGGCATGACAGACGCAGGTGGGTGTTGCAGTACAGAGGTTCACCGCCTGCCAGAGAATTCTCTGGATCTCAAAAGAAGAGGACCAGAAGAAGAGAATGAAAccaaagcagaaagcaaaaagaaaatgggatttgaagGAGCTGGTTTCctgggaagaaagaaagtgCCTCTCCTGGCCTCGGCACCAGCCCTTGCTGAAGGTGGGCCTGAATTACCTGGTGCAGCTTCTCCATCACCTACAAAGACAGCTGCTTCACCACGACACCGGAAGAATGACTCATCTTGCCAAGACTATGGCTTGTGA